A genomic segment from Actinomadura hallensis encodes:
- a CDS encoding VWA domain-containing protein has translation MSDFPEFAIRVDQNPYLPEGGREMHAVVTVEARSSGGGGGPGRAPAAEVIIIDTSGSMSYRGKMAAAKRAARAAVNVLRDGVRFAVVAGANRPRMVYPQGERLAEANEATRRSAAQAVSRLEAAGGTAIGSWLRLADRLFTGYDDAVRHAILLTDGKNQHETADELDAALRQCEGRFQCDARGVGTDWDVAEVRRITSALLGGFLDVPDPADLEADFLAMTRAAMSKEVADVALRVWTPRQARLRFVKQMVPAVEDLTGRRVESGTQTGDYPLGAWGTETREYHLCVEVPPEDVGRRMRAAWVKVLAGDHVLASGNVLAEWTDDEARATMMNERVTVHTGQSDLAEAIQQGLEARRQGDEDTATARLGRAVALAREVGNEQISGLLERIVDVDPATGTVRLKRKVSKADEMSLDTRSVRTVRTRHGDEAEGG, from the coding sequence ATGAGCGATTTTCCCGAGTTCGCGATCCGCGTCGACCAGAACCCCTACCTCCCGGAAGGCGGACGGGAGATGCACGCGGTCGTGACCGTGGAGGCGCGCTCGTCCGGCGGCGGAGGCGGCCCCGGCCGGGCGCCGGCGGCGGAGGTCATCATCATCGACACGTCGGGGTCGATGTCCTACCGGGGCAAGATGGCCGCCGCGAAACGGGCCGCGCGGGCGGCGGTGAACGTGCTGCGCGACGGGGTGCGCTTCGCGGTCGTCGCGGGCGCCAACCGGCCCCGCATGGTCTACCCGCAGGGCGAGCGGCTCGCCGAGGCGAACGAGGCGACCCGGCGCAGCGCGGCGCAGGCGGTGTCCCGGCTGGAGGCCGCCGGGGGCACGGCGATCGGGTCGTGGCTGCGGCTCGCCGACCGGCTGTTCACCGGCTACGACGACGCGGTCAGGCACGCGATCCTGCTGACCGACGGCAAGAACCAGCACGAGACCGCCGACGAGCTGGACGCGGCGCTGCGGCAGTGCGAGGGCCGCTTCCAGTGCGACGCGCGCGGCGTCGGCACCGACTGGGACGTCGCGGAGGTCCGCAGGATCACCTCGGCGCTGCTGGGCGGGTTCCTCGACGTCCCCGACCCCGCGGACCTGGAGGCCGACTTCCTGGCGATGACGCGGGCCGCGATGAGCAAGGAGGTCGCGGACGTGGCGCTGCGCGTGTGGACGCCGCGGCAGGCGCGGCTGCGCTTCGTCAAGCAGATGGTCCCGGCCGTGGAGGACCTGACCGGAAGGCGCGTCGAGTCCGGGACGCAGACGGGCGACTACCCGCTGGGCGCGTGGGGGACCGAGACCCGCGAGTACCACCTGTGCGTCGAGGTGCCGCCGGAGGACGTGGGGCGGCGGATGCGGGCCGCGTGGGTGAAGGTCCTCGCGGGCGACCACGTCCTGGCGTCCGGGAACGTCCTGGCCGAGTGGACCGACGACGAGGCCAGGGCGACGATGATGAACGAGCGCGTCACGGTCCACACCGGGCAGTCGGACCTGGCCGAGGCGATCCAGCAGGGCCTGGAGGCGAGGCGCCAGGGCGACGAGGACACCGCGACCGCCCGGCTCGGGCGCGCCGTGGCGCTGGCGCGGGAGGTCGGCAACGAGCAGATCTCCGGCCTCCTGGAGAGGATCGTCGACGTCGACCCCGCGACCGGGACGGTCCGGCTGAAGCGGAAGGTGTCCAAGGCGGACGAGATGTCGCTCGACACCCGTTCCGTCCGGACCGTGCGGACCCGGCACGGCGACGAGGCGGAAGGAGGCTGA
- a CDS encoding FHA domain-containing protein: MPVCPNGHTSRSADYCDVCGGAMTGPPRAAAPPAADRDPAPGPGGDPGGDDACPQCGTPRSGRFCEVDGYDFETGAAHTARLAAARAATRQRPFVPPRRRGGPHPPGPAALIVADRAYFDTVMAQMGPDAARLTFPPYCPERRVPLIGDQIRIGRRSTSRAILPEIDLSAPPEDPGVSHLHAVLLAQPDGGWHLVDPGSTNGTTLNGGTEPIEVNRPVPVTDGDRVHVGAWTTITLLLQEGPP; the protein is encoded by the coding sequence ATGCCGGTCTGCCCGAACGGGCACACGTCCCGGTCGGCCGACTACTGCGACGTGTGCGGCGGCGCCATGACGGGGCCCCCGCGCGCCGCCGCCCCGCCCGCCGCGGATCGGGACCCGGCCCCGGGCCCTGGCGGGGACCCGGGAGGGGACGACGCCTGCCCGCAGTGCGGGACGCCCCGCTCCGGCCGCTTCTGCGAGGTCGACGGGTACGACTTCGAGACCGGCGCCGCCCACACCGCCCGGCTGGCCGCCGCCCGCGCCGCGACCCGGCAGCGGCCGTTCGTGCCGCCCCGGCGGCGCGGCGGCCCGCACCCGCCGGGCCCCGCCGCGCTGATCGTCGCCGACCGCGCGTACTTCGACACGGTGATGGCGCAGATGGGGCCGGACGCGGCCCGCCTGACGTTCCCGCCGTACTGCCCGGAGCGGCGCGTCCCGCTGATCGGCGACCAGATCCGGATCGGGCGGCGCAGCACGTCCCGCGCGATCCTCCCGGAGATCGACCTGAGCGCGCCGCCCGAGGACCCCGGCGTCTCCCACCTGCACGCCGTCCTCCTCGCGCAGCCGGACGGCGGCTGGCACCTGGTCGACCCCGGCTCCACCAACGGCACCACGCTGAACGGCGGGACGGAGCCCATCGAGGTGAACCGGCCGGTCCCGGTGACCGACGGCGACCGCGTCCACGTCGGCGCCTGGACGACGATCACGCTGCTCCTGCAGGAGGGCCCGCCATGA
- a CDS encoding glutamate ABC transporter substrate-binding protein — protein MRVIGAITAILTAAALTACGTAERDSVADKESLVIGVKEDQPALGVKRPDGTYEGFDVDVAVYIAGKLGVPKDRLTFRTTNSSVREEALADGTVDLIVATYSITARRKMEVTFAGPYYVAHQDTFVRADDDSIRDVRDLAGKRICEVTGSNSWRRVIEERKVPAKPVTVDTYGACIDALESGELDAVSTDNLILAGFAAGRPGRMINAPFTDEKYGVGLKKGDLRGCEAVNRAITAMYQDGTAQRLLTKWFGDSGLKLTKSVPQFEGCT, from the coding sequence ATGCGCGTCATCGGTGCCATCACCGCGATCCTGACCGCCGCCGCGCTGACGGCCTGCGGCACCGCGGAGAGGGACAGCGTCGCCGACAAGGAGTCCCTGGTCATCGGCGTGAAGGAGGACCAGCCCGCCCTGGGCGTGAAGCGGCCGGACGGCACCTACGAGGGCTTCGACGTCGACGTCGCCGTCTATATCGCGGGCAAGCTGGGCGTCCCGAAGGACCGGCTGACGTTCCGGACGACGAACTCGTCCGTCCGCGAGGAGGCGCTGGCCGACGGCACCGTCGACCTGATCGTCGCGACGTACTCGATCACGGCGCGCCGCAAGATGGAGGTCACCTTCGCGGGCCCCTACTACGTCGCGCACCAGGACACCTTCGTCCGCGCGGACGACGACTCCATCCGCGACGTGCGGGACCTGGCGGGCAAGCGGATCTGCGAGGTGACCGGCTCGAACTCCTGGCGCCGCGTCATCGAGGAGCGGAAGGTCCCCGCGAAGCCCGTCACCGTGGACACCTACGGCGCGTGCATCGACGCGCTGGAGTCCGGCGAGCTGGACGCCGTCTCGACCGACAACCTGATCCTCGCCGGCTTCGCCGCGGGCCGCCCCGGCCGCATGATCAACGCGCCGTTCACCGACGAGAAGTACGGCGTCGGCCTCAAGAAGGGCGACCTGAGGGGCTGCGAGGCCGTCAACCGCGCCATCACCGCCATGTACCAGGACGGCACCGCCCAACGCCTCCTGACCAAGTGGTTCGGCGACTCCGGCCTGAAACTCACCAAGAGCGTCCCCCAGTTCGAAGGCTGCACCTGA
- a CDS encoding STAS domain-containing protein, with protein MDFDINLMRDDRCTLVRVKGDIDVVSRTRFEETLLEVVESGDPVVIDMREVTFCDSTGLNAIVAANRRADERGIPLCLVALPPRVQRVFRITGIDKFIPIHDTLREAIASA; from the coding sequence ATGGACTTCGACATCAACCTGATGCGCGACGACCGGTGCACCCTCGTTCGCGTCAAGGGCGACATCGACGTGGTGTCCCGGACGCGCTTCGAGGAGACGCTGCTCGAAGTCGTGGAATCCGGCGACCCCGTGGTCATCGACATGCGCGAGGTCACCTTCTGCGACTCCACCGGCCTCAACGCCATCGTCGCCGCCAACCGCCGCGCCGACGAACGCGGCATTCCACTCTGCCTCGTCGCCCTCCCGCCCCGCGTCCAACGGGTGTTCCGCATCACCGGGATCGACAAGTTCATCCCCATCCACGACACCCTCCGCGAAGCCATCGCGAGTGCGTGA
- a CDS encoding lysophospholipid acyltransferase family protein: MFYTFMTRVVRPILWLLFRPRVVGGENVPSYGPLIVASNHLSFIDSFIIPLAVPRPVTYIAKADYFEGRGIKKRFVRWFLTNLGHVPVRRGARRAAMGALEQGAEVLQNAGAFAIYPEGSRSPDGRLYRGRTGVGWLALETGARVLPVALEGTEKIQPLGASLPRVFGPRPTVRIGPPMDFSHYRDMPPAKARRLIADEIIETIQKMSGQEYVPEYNGRAEAS, from the coding sequence GTGTTCTACACGTTCATGACGCGCGTGGTGCGTCCGATCCTCTGGCTGCTTTTCCGTCCCCGGGTCGTGGGCGGGGAGAACGTGCCGAGCTACGGACCGCTCATCGTGGCCAGCAACCACCTGTCGTTCATCGACAGCTTCATCATCCCCCTGGCGGTCCCGAGGCCCGTCACCTACATCGCCAAGGCGGACTACTTCGAGGGCCGCGGCATCAAGAAGCGCTTCGTCCGCTGGTTCCTCACGAACCTCGGCCACGTCCCGGTGCGGCGCGGCGCCCGCCGCGCGGCGATGGGCGCGCTGGAGCAGGGCGCGGAGGTGCTGCAGAACGCCGGCGCGTTCGCGATCTACCCGGAGGGCAGCCGCTCCCCGGACGGGCGCCTCTACCGGGGCCGCACCGGCGTCGGATGGCTCGCGCTGGAGACCGGCGCCCGCGTGCTGCCCGTCGCGCTGGAGGGGACCGAGAAGATCCAGCCGCTCGGCGCGTCGCTGCCGCGCGTGTTCGGGCCGCGCCCCACCGTCCGGATCGGCCCCCCGATGGACTTCTCCCACTACCGGGACATGCCGCCGGCCAAGGCCCGCCGCCTCATCGCCGACGAGATCATCGAGACCATCCAGAAGATGTCCGGCCAGGAGTACGTCCCCGAGTACAACGGGCGCGCCGAGGCGAGCTGA
- a CDS encoding flotillin family protein has product MPVLAVVIGVVGALIALIVLFKLVWRVAEPNEALIISGLGARSKPVNGMDSLGFKIVTGKGTAVLPGFQVARRLRLDSRAANLEVNCVTQQGIPVKVRGVVIYKVGDDFVSIANAARRFLEQQASMDGAIHELFTGHLRSIIGNLTVEDLILNRERLTSETRSSAADEMSKLGLVVDSLQIQEIDDETDYITNLGRPHAAKVAAAARIAEAERNQEATEREQETERQNAAVIRDTEIKKAEYEGQVQQAAQQARQEVILKETRNAELEAERTEKRLESEIRKPADARAYEQVKLAEAEREQRIAQAQAAATEIQLRAQREAEATRILGEAEADAIRQKGLAEAEAIKARAEALAENTDAVIAQQLAEQWPQIVEAGAGVFGNVDNMVVLNGAEGVEDMLAKALTLGGTGLGLARRLLANMNGPNGQAAPNGSASAAPPAPVEVPKED; this is encoded by the coding sequence ATGCCCGTGCTCGCCGTGGTGATAGGCGTCGTCGGCGCACTCATCGCCCTGATCGTGTTGTTCAAGCTCGTCTGGCGGGTCGCCGAACCGAACGAAGCGCTGATCATTTCCGGTCTCGGGGCCAGGTCGAAGCCGGTGAACGGCATGGACAGCCTCGGATTCAAGATCGTTACGGGCAAGGGCACCGCCGTCCTGCCCGGTTTCCAGGTCGCCCGGCGGCTGCGGCTCGACAGCCGCGCGGCCAACCTCGAGGTCAACTGCGTCACCCAGCAGGGGATCCCGGTCAAGGTGCGCGGCGTTGTGATCTACAAGGTGGGCGACGACTTCGTGTCGATCGCGAACGCGGCGCGCCGGTTCCTGGAGCAGCAGGCCTCGATGGACGGCGCGATCCACGAGCTGTTCACCGGCCACCTGCGTTCGATCATCGGGAACCTGACCGTCGAGGACCTCATTCTCAACCGTGAGCGCCTCACCAGCGAGACCCGCAGCTCCGCCGCCGACGAGATGAGCAAGCTCGGGCTGGTCGTCGACTCGCTGCAGATCCAGGAGATCGACGACGAGACGGACTACATCACGAACCTGGGCCGCCCGCACGCCGCGAAGGTCGCCGCCGCGGCCCGCATCGCCGAGGCCGAGCGCAACCAGGAGGCGACCGAGCGGGAGCAGGAGACCGAGCGGCAGAACGCGGCGGTCATCCGCGACACCGAGATCAAGAAGGCCGAGTACGAGGGCCAGGTGCAGCAGGCCGCGCAGCAGGCGCGCCAGGAGGTCATCCTCAAGGAGACCCGCAACGCCGAGCTGGAGGCGGAGCGGACCGAGAAGCGCCTGGAGAGCGAGATCCGCAAGCCCGCCGACGCCCGCGCGTACGAGCAGGTGAAGCTGGCCGAGGCCGAGCGCGAGCAGCGCATCGCGCAGGCGCAGGCGGCCGCGACGGAGATCCAGCTGCGCGCGCAGCGGGAGGCGGAGGCCACCCGCATCCTCGGTGAGGCCGAGGCGGACGCGATCCGGCAGAAGGGTCTCGCCGAGGCGGAGGCCATCAAGGCCCGCGCGGAGGCGCTGGCGGAGAACACCGACGCCGTCATCGCGCAGCAGCTCGCCGAGCAGTGGCCGCAGATCGTCGAGGCCGGCGCGGGCGTGTTCGGCAACGTCGACAACATGGTGGTGCTGAACGGCGCGGAGGGCGTCGAGGACATGCTCGCCAAGGCGCTGACGCTCGGCGGCACCGGTCTCGGGCTCGCCCGCCGGCTGCTCGCCAACATGAACGGCCCGAACGGCCAGGCCGCCCCGAACGGCTCGGCCTCGGCCGCTCCCCCCGCCCCCGTCGAGGTCCCCAAGGAGGACTGA
- a CDS encoding NUDIX hydrolase, protein MSVPRLAVSVDLVVLTVREQRLCALRWRRDRPPYEGAWSLPGGFIQLDEDLPVAASRLMAERAGLADVRIHLEQLATYGYPDRDPRQRVVSVAYLGLAPDLPASSRAQVLWTAVDDLLQEEAAFDHRRILCDGMERARAKLEYTSLAAAFCPPEFTVAELRRVYEIVWGTSLDPRNFHRKVTGADRFLIPTDRTTTRDGGRPARLYRRGDAEQLRPPMLRPRPTERPN, encoded by the coding sequence ATGTCCGTCCCGCGTCTCGCCGTCTCCGTCGATCTCGTCGTGCTCACCGTGCGGGAACAGCGCCTGTGCGCGCTGCGGTGGCGCCGCGACCGGCCGCCGTACGAGGGGGCGTGGTCGCTGCCGGGCGGGTTCATCCAGCTCGACGAGGACCTGCCGGTCGCCGCGTCCCGGCTGATGGCGGAGCGGGCCGGCCTGGCGGACGTGCGGATCCACCTGGAGCAGCTCGCCACGTACGGCTACCCGGACCGCGACCCCCGCCAGCGGGTCGTCAGCGTCGCCTATCTCGGCCTCGCCCCGGACCTGCCGGCGTCCAGCCGCGCGCAGGTGCTGTGGACCGCCGTGGACGACCTCCTCCAGGAGGAGGCCGCGTTCGACCACCGGCGGATCCTGTGCGACGGGATGGAGCGGGCCCGCGCCAAGCTGGAGTACACGTCGCTGGCCGCCGCGTTCTGCCCGCCGGAGTTCACCGTCGCGGAACTGCGCCGCGTCTACGAGATCGTGTGGGGGACCAGCCTGGACCCGCGGAACTTCCACCGGAAGGTCACCGGGGCCGACCGGTTCCTCATCCCCACCGACCGGACCACCACCCGCGACGGCGGCCGCCCCGCGCGGCTGTACCGGCGCGGCGACGCCGAGCAGCTGCGCCCGCCGATGCTGCGGCCCCGCCCAACTGAGCGGCCCAACTGA
- the hisC gene encoding histidinol-phosphate transaminase — protein MSEATTPRFRSVLDRFVAYKPGKVVVSPEGRSYKLSSNESPHGPLPSVLDAITEAAANVNRYPDNNATALTEAIASFHGVPAEHIAVGCGSVGVTQMLLEAVGEPGAEVVYAWRSFEAYPLLVSLSGATGVQVPLRDETHDLPAMADAITERTRLVFVCNPNNPTGTVVRRAELEAFLDRVPADCLVVLDEAYREYIRDDDVPDGLSLYGDRPNLAVLRTFSKAYGLAGLRIGYLVAHPVVAEAIRKTFLPFSVNSVAQAAGVASLAATDELLERVEGTVKERDRVRGALLADGWTVPPTEANFVWLRLGDRTMEFSEACDAQGVSVRPFAGEGARVSIGSPEENDAFLKVARTFRPR, from the coding sequence GTGTCCGAGGCAACCACTCCCCGCTTCCGCTCCGTCCTCGACCGGTTCGTGGCTTACAAGCCCGGGAAGGTCGTGGTGTCGCCCGAAGGCCGCTCGTACAAGCTGTCGTCGAACGAGTCGCCGCACGGCCCACTGCCGTCGGTCCTGGACGCGATCACTGAGGCGGCCGCGAACGTCAACCGCTACCCCGACAACAACGCCACCGCGCTGACGGAGGCGATCGCGTCGTTCCACGGGGTCCCCGCCGAGCACATCGCGGTGGGCTGCGGCTCGGTCGGCGTCACCCAGATGCTCCTGGAGGCCGTCGGAGAGCCGGGCGCCGAAGTGGTGTACGCGTGGCGGTCGTTCGAGGCGTACCCGCTGCTGGTGTCGCTGTCGGGCGCGACGGGCGTCCAGGTCCCGCTGCGGGACGAGACGCACGACCTCCCCGCGATGGCCGACGCGATCACCGAGCGGACGCGGCTGGTCTTCGTGTGCAACCCGAACAACCCGACGGGCACGGTCGTCCGCCGCGCCGAGCTGGAGGCGTTCCTCGACCGCGTCCCCGCCGACTGCCTGGTGGTGCTGGACGAGGCGTACCGCGAGTACATCCGCGACGACGACGTCCCCGACGGCCTCTCCCTCTACGGCGACCGCCCCAACCTGGCGGTCCTCCGGACGTTCTCCAAGGCGTACGGGCTGGCGGGCCTGCGCATCGGGTACCTCGTCGCGCACCCCGTGGTGGCGGAGGCGATCCGCAAGACGTTCCTGCCGTTCAGCGTGAACTCCGTGGCGCAGGCGGCGGGGGTCGCGTCGCTGGCGGCGACGGACGAGCTGCTCGAACGCGTCGAGGGCACGGTGAAGGAGCGCGACCGAGTCCGCGGCGCCCTCCTCGCGGACGGCTGGACGGTCCCGCCGACGGAGGCCAACTTCGTGTGGCTGCGTCTCGGCGACCGGACGATGGAGTTCTCCGAGGCGTGCGACGCGCAGGGCGTGAGCGTCCGCCCGTTCGCCGGGGAGGGCGCCCGCGTCTCGATCGGCTCCCCGGAGGAGAACGACGCCTTCCTGAAGGTCGCGAGGACCTTCCGGCCCCGCTGA
- a CDS encoding GTP cyclohydrolase IIa — protein MTAARTGSVTPDLTIGVVGPHDLVERVMLMGHGPTPVPSRLVAAAYRDEQEAADKVVRLGSGVDVCLFASPVPYDFARKAGVLTMPATYVPLNGAALQGALLRAALDDRFDPARVSIDVLGRAEVEEAYSEINLGTEQVHLREEAAGPGTLAAFHERLWRRGATTVAMTCVHATAERMEMAGVPTLRVRPTGAAIRSSLQTAALLGAHHRLEESQLVVVLVDVPTLRESPRRVTPRYWRDELKLALHRVLLQEAHRMNASVWPLDDHSYIVIATRGSVTASTEGFRTPPFVERVREELGLAIEVGIGMGRTAHEAENHARAALTRSQSSQRAQGFALDRDGRALVPAPRTPPRTPPQAKPKGLEILARLADKLGDQEQPLIVDAENAGKMLGVTPRTARRLLRTLVEEGLAWPLPPNRTPQPGRPRQLYRLIVEKLGQTKTG, from the coding sequence ATGACGGCCGCACGAACGGGGTCGGTCACACCCGACCTCACGATCGGCGTCGTGGGCCCGCATGACCTGGTCGAGAGGGTCATGCTCATGGGCCACGGCCCCACGCCGGTGCCGAGCCGGCTGGTGGCCGCCGCATACCGAGACGAACAGGAGGCCGCCGACAAGGTCGTGCGGCTGGGGTCGGGCGTGGACGTCTGTCTGTTCGCCAGCCCCGTCCCCTACGACTTCGCACGCAAGGCCGGCGTGCTCACCATGCCCGCCACCTACGTCCCGCTGAACGGCGCCGCGCTGCAGGGCGCGCTGCTGCGGGCCGCTCTCGACGACCGCTTCGACCCCGCCAGGGTGAGCATCGACGTGCTCGGCCGCGCCGAGGTCGAGGAGGCGTACTCCGAGATCAACCTGGGCACCGAGCAGGTCCACCTCCGCGAGGAGGCCGCGGGCCCCGGCACCCTCGCCGCGTTCCACGAGCGGCTGTGGCGGCGCGGCGCGACGACGGTCGCGATGACCTGCGTGCACGCCACCGCCGAGCGGATGGAGATGGCGGGCGTCCCGACGCTGCGGGTCCGCCCGACCGGCGCGGCCATCCGCAGCTCCCTGCAGACGGCGGCGCTGCTCGGCGCGCACCACCGGCTGGAGGAGTCGCAGCTCGTCGTGGTGCTGGTGGACGTGCCGACGCTCCGCGAGAGCCCGCGCCGCGTCACCCCCCGCTACTGGCGCGACGAGCTGAAACTGGCGCTGCACCGGGTGCTGCTGCAGGAGGCGCACCGGATGAACGCGTCGGTGTGGCCGCTGGACGACCACAGCTACATCGTGATCGCCACGCGCGGCTCGGTCACCGCGTCCACCGAGGGGTTCCGGACGCCGCCGTTCGTCGAGCGCGTCCGCGAGGAGCTCGGCCTCGCGATCGAGGTCGGCATCGGCATGGGACGCACCGCGCACGAGGCGGAGAACCACGCCCGCGCCGCGCTGACGCGCTCGCAGAGTTCCCAGCGGGCCCAGGGATTCGCCCTGGACCGCGACGGCCGCGCCCTCGTGCCCGCGCCGCGCACCCCGCCGCGGACCCCGCCGCAGGCCAAGCCCAAGGGCCTGGAGATCCTCGCCCGCCTCGCCGACAAGCTCGGCGACCAGGAGCAGCCGCTCATCGTGGACGCGGAGAACGCCGGCAAGATGCTGGGCGTCACGCCCCGCACGGCCCGCCGCCTCCTGCGCACCCTCGTCGAGGAGGGCCTCGCCTGGCCGCTCCCCCCGAACCGGACGCCGCAGCCCGGACGCCCCCGGCAGCTCTACCGCCTGATCGTCGAGAAGCTGGGGCAGACGAAGACCGGCTGA
- the murA gene encoding UDP-N-acetylglucosamine 1-carboxyvinyltransferase — translation MGHEVRYRVRGGRRLHGTVFVQGAKNAVLPMIGASLMAAKGRTVLRNVPIIEDVRRAVELARAVGAKAELHENERTLVIDASSLSSPVLPAEIASRFRGSFLFVPALLHRLGEAVIEGVGGCNLGSRNLDFHYNGFKRMGATVTEQVGDNGDGIIHIKAGDLRGGTLYCDTPSHTGTENLIMAAALARGRTLIKNAALEPEVLDNIAILQAMGAKISGGGTGFVTVEGVDELSAVEHTVMPDRIDAGVFVMAAAITGGDLSLVGASLEHLGVAADKLEQMGVEFHQQGAVLQVRRERTLRPINVITDEYPGFATDLQSPIMALSCLADGPSYIYERIFDGRFKLAAELGKMGADIEVDGNRAKVNGPGALRGAVVEAHDLRCGSALVLAGLAAEGETTITSAYYLDRGHAHTAERLSQLGAEIVREVD, via the coding sequence ATGGGCCACGAGGTTCGCTACCGCGTGCGCGGCGGCCGGCGGCTGCACGGCACCGTATTCGTCCAGGGCGCGAAGAACGCCGTCCTGCCGATGATCGGCGCCTCGCTGATGGCCGCCAAGGGACGGACCGTCCTGCGCAACGTCCCGATCATCGAGGACGTGCGGCGGGCGGTGGAGCTCGCGCGGGCCGTGGGCGCCAAGGCCGAGCTGCACGAGAACGAGCGCACCCTCGTGATCGACGCGTCGTCGCTGAGCAGCCCGGTGCTGCCCGCGGAGATCGCCTCCCGGTTCCGTGGATCGTTCCTGTTCGTCCCGGCGCTGCTGCACCGCCTCGGCGAGGCGGTCATCGAGGGCGTGGGCGGCTGCAACCTCGGCAGCCGCAACCTCGACTTCCACTACAACGGCTTCAAGCGGATGGGCGCGACGGTCACCGAGCAGGTGGGCGACAACGGCGACGGCATCATCCACATCAAGGCCGGCGACCTGCGCGGCGGGACGCTGTACTGCGACACCCCCTCGCACACCGGCACCGAGAACCTGATCATGGCGGCGGCGCTGGCCCGGGGCAGGACGCTGATCAAGAACGCGGCGCTGGAGCCCGAGGTGCTGGACAACATCGCGATCCTGCAGGCGATGGGCGCCAAGATCAGCGGCGGCGGGACGGGTTTCGTGACCGTCGAGGGCGTGGACGAGCTGTCCGCCGTCGAGCACACCGTGATGCCCGACCGGATCGACGCCGGCGTCTTCGTGATGGCCGCGGCGATCACCGGCGGCGACCTCAGCCTCGTCGGCGCCAGCCTGGAGCACCTCGGCGTCGCGGCCGACAAGCTCGAGCAGATGGGCGTGGAGTTCCACCAGCAGGGCGCGGTGCTCCAGGTCCGGCGCGAGCGGACGCTGCGCCCGATCAACGTCATCACCGACGAGTACCCGGGCTTCGCCACGGACCTCCAGTCGCCGATCATGGCGCTGTCGTGCCTGGCGGACGGCCCGTCCTACATCTACGAGCGGATCTTCGACGGCCGGTTCAAGCTGGCCGCCGAGCTCGGCAAGATGGGCGCCGACATCGAGGTGGACGGCAACCGCGCGAAGGTGAACGGTCCCGGCGCCCTGCGCGGCGCCGTCGTGGAGGCGCACGACCTGCGCTGCGGCAGTGCGCTGGTGCTGGCCGGCCTCGCCGCCGAAGGCGAGACGACGATCACTTCCGCCTATTACCTGGACCGCGGGCACGCCCACACGGCCGAGCGCCTCTCCCAGCTGGGCGCCGAGATCGTCCGCGAGGTCGACTAG
- a CDS encoding suppressor of fused domain protein → MDESPGWEAIDAALRGLYGDVTPLHLGTVHKWALGGPDPLDGISVYPRAEPVPHWHFISYGMSELYEKVSDNPDESGWGFEFTFRAAREPDEEKPPMWPASLLQNLGRYVYTSGNWFESGHHINPNGPIQADNEDSEIRGLTFITDPELGAISTPHGRVEFLQVVGLAMEEYEALRQWRPDGLLQALSPHLPLYVTDVNRRSLMSLPDVARAVEEGKARDGSSDGFLYVDRAEWERGAETTTVRMGAVEAAAVVGALQGRLPFGRALILETDSTRLAFHPGDAFAIEEPREGVLDVYVPQDALDDLKAAIRPTAGRTAVPSLPGLTVEIVPTVLKDRYGNETGKVVG, encoded by the coding sequence ATGGACGAAAGCCCCGGATGGGAAGCAATCGACGCCGCCCTGCGGGGCCTCTACGGCGACGTGACCCCGCTCCACCTCGGTACCGTGCACAAATGGGCGCTGGGCGGCCCCGATCCGCTCGACGGGATCAGCGTCTATCCGCGGGCGGAGCCGGTCCCGCACTGGCACTTCATCTCGTACGGGATGAGCGAGCTGTACGAGAAGGTTTCCGACAATCCGGACGAATCAGGCTGGGGTTTCGAGTTCACCTTCCGCGCCGCCCGGGAACCGGACGAGGAGAAGCCGCCCATGTGGCCGGCGAGCCTCCTGCAGAACCTCGGCCGGTACGTGTACACGTCCGGCAACTGGTTCGAGTCCGGCCATCACATCAACCCGAATGGACCGATCCAAGCCGACAACGAGGACTCGGAGATCCGCGGGCTCACGTTCATCACCGATCCGGAACTCGGCGCGATCTCCACGCCGCACGGCCGGGTGGAGTTCCTGCAGGTCGTCGGACTGGCCATGGAGGAGTACGAGGCCCTGCGGCAGTGGCGTCCCGACGGGCTGCTGCAGGCGCTCTCGCCGCACCTGCCGCTGTACGTCACCGACGTGAACCGCCGCTCCCTGATGTCCCTCCCGGACGTCGCACGCGCGGTCGAGGAGGGCAAGGCCCGGGACGGCTCCAGCGACGGCTTCCTGTACGTGGACAGGGCCGAGTGGGAGCGCGGCGCGGAGACGACGACGGTGCGGATGGGCGCGGTCGAGGCCGCGGCGGTCGTCGGCGCGCTCCAGGGACGCCTCCCGTTCGGCCGCGCGCTGATCCTGGAGACCGACTCCACCAGGCTCGCCTTCCATCCCGGTGACGCGTTCGCCATCGAGGAGCCACGTGAGGGCGTCCTCGACGTGTACGTCCCTCAGGACGCTCTGGACGACCTCAAGGCCGCGATACGCCCCACGGCAGGGCGCACCGCCGTCCCGTCGCTTCCGGGCCTCACCGTGGAGATCGTCCCCACGGTGTTGAAGGACCGCTACGGCAACGAGACGGGCAAGGTCGTCGGCTGA